The Arachis ipaensis cultivar K30076 chromosome B10, Araip1.1, whole genome shotgun sequence DNA window AATCACTATGAACTCAGCATCAATATTTGCATGGTTAAGCCAGTGAAGTACAGCAGCAGGTTTATTAATTGCTGGATACCTAAAACAAAGAGACAGAAAATCATGTTTTTTTCCTATAATCTAAATCATTCAGGCAAGTGAAGCATTTAATAGTGGTAGGCTCTCAATAACAGCACATAAAGAGTTGAGGCACAAGGTATCTTGTATATAATTTAGGTAATCAAAATCAAACATGAATTGATATAACACAAAGACTAAGCAGTTCTGCAgtacaaaataaatatatgaaGATTATTTGGACAACATCTGAGGGTATCCTGAAACAATAATAGAATTATCCATAAACCATAATTTAGAATACCAAAATCAAGCACAATTTTGATATAATGATCACATATAGCTGACTTCTGAGAAATAAacacaattgaaaaaaaaacaaagggCAAAAAAAAGCAAACTAATGTAGATAATGAGCTTCGTCATGGCATATATTGTTTCAGTTAGAATTTGAAGATAGTCATTGGTCATAGTGATTGAATTTGATCTAAATTAGTATCCTTAAAATAATTATACCACAAAAGTTAATCCTTTGCTTGTTCCATGCCTGATTTTGCAACTACTAATGATAATCACTTCGTCCAACAAAGTCAGTCAAACTGTAAATATCAGTTCAGACATGACAAGCACCTAACAGGAAAAAAGTTAGAACAGCACAACTTGAATTGAATAGCAGAGACACATAATTACCAGTCTCCTGTTAATGGATGTCGGCTCATAGAGGGAACATAATGGGTAGGAGCCAGATCATGGCCCTTATATTGCTTCAAGTCTTCGTCTGTGCAGCTAAGAAGTCTAGTGATATTTCCTGGCTGTCCACTCAATCGGAAACTGTGCATAAGTCCTACTGTCTGCCAATCAAAGTATGTGGTACATTCTGTGGAAAAAACAGTATGAATTTTAGGATGCGGCTTCTCAGCATCAAGAGCATTGTCATCTTCTTTGGTATCCTCCATCATTTGTAAAGTAGCAGGAGTTGGATATTTTGGCTTTGTTAGTTCAGCAAAGGCTTTGCTTTTCAAAAAGTTCAAATATTTAGACCAAGTAGGTTTAGGACAACCATTTGCTGCCTGCTGCAGCAGAAGACCCTCATTTATAATATTTATGCACTCTATACTTAGAAATAGTCCTCGCCTTCGATTagggtcaagttccatctgccTTACCTGCAAGAAACTTTCTAGTTTCAGCAAACCAAtgctaaattttttattattattattattattattattagttaaacCACCACACATAAATTTCCTACCATAAGTATACTTGTTTACATACCTCCCTGGGATAAGGGGGTTCTGGAAAAAGACGGCCACATTCATAAACAATTCCATCTTCATGGTGAGCCAATTTATTAAATGACCAATTTCCTACACTAAATGGAAGCCCATAGTGAAGAAGAATTGGTTCAATTCCCTCCCGAGGAACATAACCTGGGTAGATCATCAAGTTATCATTGATCTTGTGCCGAAGTCCTATCTGTAAACAGAAGGGTGGAATCCAACAGTGTAGattgaaagaagaaaagaaagcaaagaaaataATCAGCAAAAGTTGAATAGTCAAGCACTACAAATGGAGTGCTAAATGGTTTGAGTAGAGTTtagtaaatataataaaataaaaaattaattcaatCATTTTAAGGCAATGAATTTGACTCACTTCAGCAGCACCAAAAGAGTAGCCATACATCTCACTGATCCATCCTTTCCCATAGATGTCACCAGTTATGTTTGTTGCCCAGTGTGCCTTATCTTCCCTCACTTCTTCTGTTTTGGAAAGCCACAATGGTGCGAAAGCTCGGAGGTCATCTATATGAAAGGCCAAAAGCCCACCAACTTTGTCGCAAAGTTCTGGGTGTTTCGTATGCAGTTGAGCCAAAATATTGTCACAACCTCGTAAGTACCTGAAGAAAGAATTTTGGAAGATGGCAAGTTTCAATGATAGTGCCTGAGAAAGAAACACACTACAAATTTATAGTTTTTTGTGCTAAAAGATAGTTAAATGCATTTCATAGGTTCAAGCAAAGGATCCTAGTTTGCACTTTGAACTTTTGATTCTCTTATATGTGATACATTAAAGATGAGATACATATAAAAGACCTAGGCATCCCAAACTCCAATATTTTCATAGTATATGTACTGCCGCATGTCAAGGCGCACAATGCCATTATCATCATCCTTCTTCTACAGATATGCTCAACTGGTAGTGGGAGGTATTATCTAGCTTCTAACACTTATTATCATTAAGGGTGAGTTTGTGAGTTTTGATTTTACATTTAAAGACAGGGAAGGGAAGTGCTCCTACTGTAAAGCTTAATCCATTTTACACTATGAATAAAAATTCCATAACACATTGTTAAAGGGAAAAGGGAGTAAATATATTGAATGAGAAATGAGTAAGAAATTAGTGATTACCCATAATATGCGGCAACAGGTCTTCCTTTCTCTGCACCAAGCTCCCAAGGTAAAATTGGGCCTCTGATTATCATGTCTGCATCTAGAATGACAACCCAATCAACATTTTTTGCATCTTTACTATGTTTGAGCCAGTGCAAAACCCCAGCTGGTTTATTTATTGCAGGGTACCTGAATGGCGGACATAGAGTTAATATCTCATGCTCATATGACGGAGGAATTACTCTTCATTTGCAAGGAGGTATGCATGTGTTTGATTCGGCACAATGAAGCAATAAAACTCAAAACACTTGAACAGAGAACAGCAGAGAGCACAAAACTTTTCCAAAATACCAAAAGTACAACCTAAAAAACACATCGATAATGTAGCAAGATCAGCAAACAATACTTATCTAAGACCCTTCACTAATTGCTGAAAAGAGTAAGCTTAGAGATCTGAGTTTCAACACTTAGAAGAGACATCAGCAAACTTCTTACAAACCTCATAAGATGTCACTACTCATTGAAGCACTTTTCAACCTACAAGTAGAAATTCTACCAATCAAAACTTCTATAAACACAAATCTCTACCTTAGTTTAAAAGAACAATTTAGCTACAACAGCAGCCCACAATCCATTTCAAGAACATACACATCCCAACATAAAACATACCTAAGAAAGAAGAACAATAGTAGCAGCTATCACATAACTACACATGCGACACATTGTTAcagagttaaaaaaaaaaaggatgtcCTACTAAACAACATAGGCCAATCAATCAGAAACTAAAGTCAACGGCACCATTAGCATTCATTCTCAACAAACCACATCAATCAATCTACATTCAGGTCACAAGGCCAAAAACCTTATCATCCTTCTCGTTGTGCCAAGGTTCACCTTCTAAACTAAGAACGAAATAACAGAAATGATTTATCTTCTAATAAATGCATCCTTCTAATCATCTTCCTAACAACTTCAAACCAAATGCCTTTTGATGTTTTCAAATTATTCAATGCATTTGAATATTTTTCTAGTTCAGAAATTACGAGGATAATCAGGAGAGTATATGCATCATCATTAATCAAGAAATAATACAATGCTTACTTAATTAATATCTTTGAACATTAAGTGATTGTCAATGTAACCTAAAATTGAGTGTTATCAATTTTACCAGTCACCACCAGAACTTAACTTGAACACTAATTGATCGTTACAAAAGCTACTAGATTTGGATAACTTCTAACACTAATCACACCATCAcatcaaaaacagaaaaaaagaagATTACCAGTCACCAGTTCTGGGATGCTTGCTCATAGAAGgaacctcaaacgttggcgccaaatgCATCCCTCTATAGTTCTTCTTCTCCTCATCCGTACAACTCAGGAGACGGGTTATGGGCCCGGGCTGCTTGGCCTTCCTGTAACTGTTCATGAGCCCAACCGTCTGCCAGTCGAAGTAGTTCTGACACTCAACAGAAAATAGCGTGTGGAGCCTCCATTCATGCTTCCTCGCCGCTTCGCTAAACCCAATGCAAACCACAATTcccactaacaaagaaacaattAACACTCTCGCCATTGTTTTCTCCTCTGAGCTAGATGTGAAATTGGTGTTTCCTGAAGCTTGAAGATCTGGATTTCATGCCTGGCTTCTTGTTCTTGTAGCGAAGTCAAAATTGAAGCGTTGAGATTTGTATTTATAGTATTGAATTTGCTACTATAAAGTATTGAATAATTGAAGAGTTCAATTAATTGCCTACGATCTACAATAGtagtaattaattattgttattatgaATCTGGAAAAACGTGTTGTTGGTAATGGTAACGCTGGCTATACTGTGAGATTAACAAGTATACGATCGCCAAAGAAGCTTTTTGTCacttttgcatttttattttcgATTTCTataattcttttaaaaaataattgtaaatagAAAATggaagtttttttttaaatattataataaaaaataaatgtgaGTCAAACAAATTCTaagaatttaataatttaaaatgtaTCTTTACTTTAATTATATCATCAATCGTATAaatctaattaatttttttatgttgttatttttattttcttttttatttttattattaattttaaattattaaattaatttgattaaacaTAGTTACTAAAATAACTAAATGACCGGTTACTACATATATTGATCTTAATGGCTCTTTTGCAGAAAGGCTGAATCTGAGCATATTTTGTCCACTTAGTTGGAATTAATAAATTGATACACTTAGACTTGAACCATATCTTTGGCTTAAATAATCTAAAAAGTTAAgataacaaaattattttttctttaatttttacatcgtaatcatatattcatattagtatcttaattttaaaattaatcaaattactttttaattttaaatcaNNNNNNNNNNNNNNNNNNNNNNNNNNNNNNNNNNNNNNNNNNNNNNNNNNNNNNNNNNNNtgattatttatataaataaagaatattatattataaaatttctTATTAGTATATTGATATTTAaccatctaaaatctaaattatttctTTTATCAGTAGTTTATTTTTCTTACTAATGGTAGACACTTTTGTCAATGCACTGTTCATTCTTTAACACTAAGCAACAAGAACAACACTATAGGACGCTCGCGTTGCCGCAGTTTTTTACTGTTTTTACCTACCATAGTTGGTGTCACTTTGATCTTAATACTAAATTTGAGTTTGTGGATGGAGAAGACGATGAATTTGCATGCATGAGAAGAAGAATCTGCATGgagtgtttttaattttttgagagGGCAATTTAGAGAATTCACTCTACTAGTCTACTTGTTAGTTGTTACTATAATTTTTggttattaaaataatatttttcataataattattCATAACATTTTAAGGAGTTATTGACAACCTCCTTCTATCTCTGCATTGTTTCTGTATTGTGCTCGATTCCATGATTCAATCTCAACAACCTTCACATTACAACGAGCAATTAGCTAGGGGCAccaaaatcaaaacaaccaaAGACCCCTAATTCCCACGTAATTTATGAATTTCAAGACTAATCGTAATAATTAACCCATGCATTTATCGTGATAATCAAAATCCCCAGAATACCCCTCCGTTTTCCGGTTACTTGGGTTGGGGGAAAAAGGAAATGCCGACCGTGGCGGTGAAGCTCTACAGCGTCTTCTTCAAGTTCCTATTGAAGCAGCGTTTGCAGAATCGGATCCAAGACTCGCTTCAAGAATCAGACCCGTTCGGAGTCACGTCCAGGCCCGGCGAATCCGTCGCAGCCGCAAACCCATCCTTCTCCGACGGCGTCGCCACCAAAGACATTCACATTGACACCTTCACGTCCCTCTCCGTACGAATATTCCTACCCGAGTCAGCACTCGCCGAACCCGAACTTGCACGCGGTTCAAAGCCTCACCATCTCAAATCCATAACTGACTCTACAAACAAATTAGCTCAGGCAGGACCTGGATTAATCCGCGCCGAAAAGGCGTCGCTCGCGTCGCGGCGAGCGGGGGCGACGCCGAGGGAGGAGCCTCGACGGAACAGCCTCGGCCCTACCGGAGAGGGATTGAGCTCCGCATCCGGTGGCGGAGGGTACCTTGGATACTCGCCAGCGCCGGGAGGCCGCCGGAGAAAGCTGCCGGTGATTGTACAGTTTCATGGAGGAGGTTGGGTGAGCGGGAGCAGTGACTCGGTGGCGAATGATTTGTTCTGCCGGCGGATCGCAAAGCTGTGCGACGCGATTGTTGTGGCGGTGAGTTACCGGCTGGCGCCGGAGAACCAGTATCCGGCTGCATTCGAGGACGGGTTCAAGGTTCTGAATTGGCTGGCGAAGCAGGCGAATTTGGCGGAGTGTAGCAGGTCCATGGAGGTTAGGAAGTTGGATGCTCACAAGGCTATTGTTGATTCGTTTGGAGCTGCGGTTGTGGAGCCATGGCTCGCTGCTCATGCAAATCCATCgaggtttcttttctttttccttgagTTTATCACATTGATTTTTCCCTTGTAGATTGCTCTGTTTAAGCATTTCGCTATTTGTATTGAAATTTTACATGATAGGATCCTAGTTATCAGTAAACTATAGGATGTGATTTTCTTCTTTTGTATACATTGATTGTTTCGTTTAAATGTAGATGCTGATTGGTCAGCAAATTTAAGTTAACATTTGCTTGTTTAGGTCTAACCAAGTTATAATCAGATAGCAGAACAGCAAGACATGATTATGATTT harbors:
- the LOC107622046 gene encoding peptidyl serine alpha-galactosyltransferase, translating into MARVLIVSLLVGIVVCIGFSEAARKHEWRLHTLFSVECQNYFDWQTVGLMNSYRKAKQPGPITRLLSCTDEEKKNYRGMHLAPTFEVPSMSKHPRTGDWYPAINKPAGVLHWLKHSKDAKNVDWVVILDADMIIRGPILPWELGAEKGRPVAAYYGYLRGCDNILAQLHTKHPELCDKVGGLLAFHIDDLRAFAPLWLSKTEEVREDKAHWATNITGDIYGKGWISEMYGYSFGAAEIGLRHKINDNLMIYPGYVPREGIEPILLHYGLPFSVGNWSFNKLAHHEDGIVYECGRLFPEPPYPREVRQMELDPNRRRGLFLSIECINIINEGLLLQQAANGCPKPTWSKYLNFLKSKAFAELTKPKYPTPATLQMMEDTKEDDNALDAEKPHPKIHTVFSTECTTYFDWQTVGLMHSFRLSGQPGNITRLLSCTDEDLKQYKGHDLAPTHYVPSMSRHPLTGDWYPAINKPAAVLHWLNHANIDAEFIVILDADMILRGPITPWEFKAARGRPVSTPYDYLIGCDNELAKLHTSHPEACDKVGGVIIMHIDDLRKFALLWLHKTEEVRADRAHYARNITGDIYESGWISEMYGYSFGAAELKLKHTVNNEILIYPGYVPAPGVKYRVFHYGLRFGTGNWSFDKADWRDVDMVNRCWAKFPDPPDLSTLDRANEDGFQRDLLSIECAKTLNEALTLHHERRCPNANSLSPPKEEQRTEESGMSRKFGIVDESTDSISNHISVNHSEQLRKDSEDLDSVPKDEMPSSFRFWVIFLWAFSGCGFVVVVYMVYSGHKRRGSRAKPHRTRRRSVHTGFMEMNGRDRHSRGLDVPL
- the LOC107622147 gene encoding probable carboxylesterase 11, which produces MPTVAVKLYSVFFKFLLKQRLQNRIQDSLQESDPFGVTSRPGESVAAANPSFSDGVATKDIHIDTFTSLSVRIFLPESALAEPELARGSKPHHLKSITDSTNKLAQAGPGLIRAEKASLASRRAGATPREEPRRNSLGPTGEGLSSASGGGGYLGYSPAPGGRRRKLPVIVQFHGGGWVSGSSDSVANDLFCRRIAKLCDAIVVAVSYRLAPENQYPAAFEDGFKVLNWLAKQANLAECSRSMEVRKLDAHKAIVDSFGAAVVEPWLAAHANPSRCILLGVSCGANIADYVARKAVEAGKLLDPVKVVAQVLMYPFFIGSVPTHSEIKLAKSYFYDKAMCMLAWKLFLNEEKFNLDHPEANPLAPGRGPPLKLMPPTLTVVAELDWMRDRAIAYSEQLRKVNVDAPVLEYKDAVHEFATLDVLIKTPEAQACAEDIAIWVKKYTSLRGHEFSY